The following are encoded in a window of Palaemon carinicauda isolate YSFRI2023 chromosome 31, ASM3689809v2, whole genome shotgun sequence genomic DNA:
- the LOC137624250 gene encoding uncharacterized protein, with translation MYVDGYIVILPVVLDIFFALNRPNYARWGTLFLQKLSTTKPEIKEILKKGAFTIRRTKNNFSRSAIDLSLEQSVNRDAASNMKGIVNFRNSENALRRWNVTMTQRAMAVTELRTFAGLEIGETASAQCQKSRIKKDLHQMRVLREKIEEFCNPFSEEPPEKLVNLASGRSASPETETYLLGSIKRGQQARKIFEEEWDREPARFLKPLKRMTVTNFSGEYDKKKKKGKTPAAQNAKKCAESLRDIFIKIIVVVAEQTNFNLRRVLQYPITKYPLSLSHADGAPLKTQKSALLKRLESLQKNLITEVPTDTVHIFDGGLLLHTVLSTMNIGASFGSVAQTILSTVCKGNGDEVHICLDKYLQNSIKDSERKLWGAVDLNYNITGADQKMRQRGDKLLSNSTFKNELGKFLLREWQKDHYWHILNGKTLFASHGGDCIQYTPTDDQQIIVTKSTHLQADHEEADTLIGFHLTKLKSSTVLVGASDTDVLVILIGLIGNQRQEVRSMTTVIMDYETGNNRRYINVTDIVNALEERTPGLSRAMLGYHAFTGCDFTSEFYRKGKVKPLEIVEKDATGRFLNLFINMCEKDGRVDIDVASEFVCKMYGQTKETDVDEARHSKLMQMTSKVDKNNPLFNIKRIDCALLPPSRPALEKQLQRAHFVTVVWSHADQASPDQGLSLTDYGWSTNEELLQPMWFDGPAIPDTLFTPPGSTALESDSDETSIQVDSDEDMLDEADGISELSDSDLSDNEIWSEDSDDSESDPEDDC, from the exons ATGTACGTAGACGGTTATATTGTCATATTGCCAGTGGTTCTAGATATCTTCTTTGCATTGAATCGGCCGAATTATGCTAGATGGGGGACCCTTTTTCTGCAGAAGTTGTCAACCACCAAGCCAGAAATCAAGGAAATTTTGAAGAAGGGCGCATTCACCATCAGACGAACAAAGAACAACTTCAGCCGATCAGCTATTGATTTGTCATTGGAACAGTCTGTTAATAGGGATGCGGCATCAAACATGAAAGGCATTGTTAACTTTCGCAACTCTGAAAATGCATTGCGGAGGTGGAATGTCACAATGACACAGAGGGCTATGGCAGTAACTGAGCTAAGAACATTTGCCGGGTTAGAAATTGGAGAAACTGCAAGTGCTCAGTGTCAAAAGTCCAGGATCAAGAAGGATCTTCATCAGATGAGGGTTCTCAGAGAGAAAATTGAGGAATTCTGCAATCCCTTCAGTGAGGAACCCCCAGAAAAACTAGTGAATCTTGCTTCAGGTCGGTCAGCATCACCTGAGACAGAAACATACCTATTAGGATCCATAAAGAGAGGTCAACAAGCCAGAAAGATATTTGAAGAGGAATGGGACAGAGAGCCAGCCAGATTTCTTAAACCTTTGAAAAGGATGACAGTCACCAATTTCTCAGGAGAATatgacaaaaagaagaaaaaggggaaAACACCAGCTGCACAGAATGCCAAAAAATGTGCAGAAAGCCTGAGAGACATATTCATCAAAATAATTGTTGTAGTTGCTGAACAGACCAACTTCAACCTCAGACGTGTACTCCAGTATCCCATAACCAAATACCCTCTTTCATTGTCACATGCTGATGGGGCCCCCTTGAAAACACAGAAGTCAGCTCTGCTCAAAAGACTCGAAAGCCTTCAGAAGAACCTGATCACCGAAGTACCAACTGATACTGTCCATATATTTGATGGAGGACTCCTTCTTCACACTGTGCTGTCCACTATGAACATCGGTGCCTCATTTGGATCAGTTGCCCAGACTATCCTCTCAACTGTTTGCAAAGGAAATGGAGATGAGGTCCATATCTGTCTTGACAAATACCTGCAAAACTCAATAAAAGACAGTGAAAGAAAGCTATGGGGAGCCGTTGATTTAAACTACAACATCACTGGAGCAGACCAGAAAATGAGACAGAGGGGTGACAAGTTGCTAAGCAATAGCACCTTCAAAAATGAACTTGGGAAATTTCTTCTGAGGGAGTGGCAGAAAGACCATTACTGGCATATCCTGAATGGAAAGACACTCTTTGCTTCCCATGGTGGAGACTGCATCCAGTACACCCCTACAGATGATCAACAAATCATCGTCACCAAGTCAACACATCTGCAAGCTGATCACGAGGAAGCAGATACCCTCATTGGGTTTCATCTTACAAAGCTAAAGTCAAGCACAGTGCTAGTGGGAGCCTCAGACACAGATGTTCTAGTGATCTTGATAGGGTTAATTGGCAATCAAAGACAAGAGGTCCGATCCATGACCACTGTTATTATGGACTACGAGACTGGCAACAACAGAAGATACATCAATGTGACAGATATCGTCAATGCCCTCGAGGAGCGTACCCCAGGATTGTCAAGAGCCATGCTAGGATACCATGCCTTCACTGGATGTGATTTCACCTCTGAATTTTACAG GAAAGGCAAAGTTAAACCCCTTGAGATAGTTGAGAAGGATGCAACTGGTCGATTTCTCAATCTCTTTATCAACATGTGTGAAAAAGATGGCAGGGTCGACATTGATGTAGCCTCCGAGTTCGTCTGCAAGATGTATGGCCAGACCAAAGAAACAGATGTAGATGAAGCTCGCCACAGCAAACTGATGCAAATGACTAGCAAAGTAGATAAG aataacCCCCTATTTAATATCAAGCGGATTGACTGTGCACTGCTACCACCGTCACGTCCAGCCCTAGAGAAACAACTGCAGAGGGCTCATTTTGTCACAGTGGTATGGAGCCATGCCGATCAAGCTTCTCCTGATCAAGGCCTGTCACTGACTGACTATGGTTGGTCAACCAACGAGGAATTATTGCAGCCAATGTGGTTTGATGGACCTGCTATTCCAGACACTTTGTTTACCCCTCCAGGCAGCACTGCATTAGAAAGTGATAGTGATGAAACAAGCATTCAAGTTGATTCAGATGAGGATATGCTTGATGAAGCTGATGGCATATCTGAACTAAGTGATTCCGATCTTTCAGATAATGAAATTTGGAGTGAGGACTCGGATGATTCAGAGTCAGATCCTGAGGATGACTGTTAA